One genomic region from Natrinema caseinilyticum encodes:
- a CDS encoding extracellular solute-binding protein, with translation MASDDVPIGRRSALSAIAAGLSGLAGCSSGLGGGGDRSGSVSMLAAGSLNNALENGLRSNVDAPVEIEAHGSAEIARLVAEGQKDPDIVSVADTALFDSPLRPEWFAEFATNSIVIAYNPGTDGGQRLADAGPETWYRPLVNGDIALGRTDPDLDPLGYRALFTLELATGYYGTDANLREAIPSTEQIFPETQLISQFETGSIDAAIAYRNMAVERGYDYIDLPAEIDLSDPAHTDLYSSSTYELPGGKVVNGGVVSYGSTIRHRGPAVLDVFAEHVTGQYVAEFGFVVPDGYPRFTGDVPDAITN, from the coding sequence ATGGCCAGCGACGACGTTCCGATCGGCCGACGGTCAGCTCTCTCGGCCATCGCCGCCGGACTCTCCGGCCTCGCGGGCTGTTCGAGCGGACTCGGAGGCGGTGGCGACCGGTCTGGGTCCGTCTCGATGCTCGCTGCGGGAAGTCTGAACAACGCGCTCGAAAACGGATTGCGATCGAACGTCGACGCGCCCGTCGAAATCGAAGCCCACGGGTCGGCCGAGATCGCCCGCCTCGTCGCGGAGGGGCAGAAAGATCCCGATATCGTCTCGGTCGCGGATACCGCTCTCTTCGACTCGCCGCTCCGGCCGGAGTGGTTCGCCGAATTCGCGACCAACTCGATCGTCATCGCGTACAACCCGGGTACGGACGGCGGGCAACGGCTCGCCGACGCCGGACCCGAGACGTGGTACCGACCGCTCGTGAACGGAGATATCGCGCTCGGGAGGACGGATCCCGATCTCGACCCGCTCGGCTACCGCGCGCTGTTCACGCTCGAGCTCGCGACCGGCTACTACGGGACGGACGCGAACCTGCGAGAAGCGATTCCGAGTACCGAACAGATTTTTCCCGAGACCCAGCTCATCAGCCAGTTCGAGACCGGTTCGATCGACGCCGCCATCGCGTATCGAAACATGGCCGTCGAGCGTGGGTACGACTACATCGACCTCCCCGCCGAAATCGACCTCAGCGATCCGGCGCACACCGATCTCTACTCGTCGTCCACCTACGAACTCCCGGGCGGCAAGGTGGTCAACGGCGGGGTCGTCAGCTACGGATCGACGATTCGCCACCGGGGGCCCGCCGTCCTCGACGTGTTCGCGGAACACGTGACCGGTCAGTACGTGGCCGAGTTCGGATTCGTCGTTCCCGACGGGTACCCCAGATTCACCGGTGATGTTCCAGATGCAATCACAAACTGA
- a CDS encoding molybdate ABC transporter permease subunit, with protein sequence MFQMQSQTDTAVERFDWLSVAFLLGGVLLCYYLLPLLSLVFSQPPGAVVERLTGPEVVSAATTSLTASATSAAIATLFGLPLSYWIARADGRVKTAVTAVVILPLVLPPVVSGMVLLTVVGPNTFLGELASANGIQLTRSFAGIVLAQTFVSSPFVVITAKAAFESVDRSLEYASRSLGKSRLTTFRRVTLPLAWPGILAGITLAFARAIGEFGATIMLAYYPRTMPVQIWVSFTTLGLENAFPVAIILVGIAVGTLVILNVLGTNPLE encoded by the coding sequence ATGTTCCAGATGCAATCACAAACTGATACCGCCGTCGAGCGGTTCGACTGGCTCTCGGTGGCGTTCCTGCTCGGCGGGGTGTTGCTCTGTTACTACCTGTTGCCGCTCCTGTCTCTCGTCTTCAGTCAACCCCCGGGAGCCGTCGTCGAACGGCTGACCGGCCCCGAAGTCGTTTCAGCGGCGACCACGTCACTCACCGCGTCGGCCACGAGTGCGGCTATCGCGACGCTGTTCGGACTACCGCTTTCGTACTGGATCGCACGGGCTGACGGACGGGTGAAGACGGCCGTCACCGCCGTGGTCATCCTGCCGCTCGTACTGCCGCCGGTCGTTAGCGGTATGGTGTTGCTCACCGTCGTCGGTCCGAACACGTTCCTCGGGGAACTGGCGTCGGCGAACGGGATCCAGCTTACTCGGTCCTTCGCTGGAATCGTGCTGGCCCAAACGTTCGTCTCATCGCCGTTCGTCGTAATCACGGCCAAAGCGGCCTTCGAGAGCGTCGACCGAAGCCTCGAGTACGCCTCTCGGTCGCTCGGAAAGAGTCGACTGACCACCTTCCGGCGGGTCACACTGCCGCTCGCCTGGCCCGGAATCCTCGCCGGTATCACCCTCGCGTTCGCTCGCGCGATCGGCGAGTTCGGAGCCACGATCATGCTCGCATACTACCCCCGGACGATGCCGGTCCAGATATGGGTCTCCTTTACGACGCTCGGATTAGAGAACGCGTTCCCCGTGGCGATCATCCTCGTCGGAATCGCCGTTGGGACGCTGGTGATTTTGAACGTCCTCGGCACGAATCCGCTGGAATAA
- a CDS encoding ABC transporter ATP-binding protein, producing MLDVTSLRKTYGDFEFGPVDLAVGNEVLSVLGPSGSGKTTLLSLIAGTVDSDGGAVSLNGDRLDGRPLQERRTGLVFQDGALFPHMTARENIGYAAVDGDRIGTLASLLEITDVLDRRPRTLSGGERQRVALARTLAADPDALLLDEPLSSLDAPIRRRLRGELHSLFESLEIPVIYVTHDQRTATALGDRTVIFRDGAIEQIGSPTTVINRPATPFVARFTGTENLFDATVVERGEEAVLLRIGDVRLRATKTEAAETTVTVCLHPSRVQVHAPTDGGGTRRENWIAGTIDRWLNEGDEYRAEITLDDAPITVTATIRPPRFERLAIDAGSNVRISIRPEAIHCLR from the coding sequence ATGCTCGACGTAACGTCTCTCCGTAAAACGTACGGCGATTTCGAGTTCGGTCCCGTCGACCTCGCGGTCGGAAACGAAGTGCTCTCGGTACTCGGTCCGTCCGGAAGTGGCAAGACGACACTGCTGTCGCTGATCGCCGGGACCGTCGACTCGGACGGCGGAGCCGTCTCCCTGAACGGCGACCGACTCGATGGGCGTCCCCTCCAGGAGCGCCGGACCGGCCTCGTGTTTCAGGACGGGGCGCTGTTCCCGCACATGACCGCCCGCGAGAACATCGGGTACGCCGCGGTCGACGGGGATCGGATCGGCACGCTCGCATCGCTGCTCGAGATCACCGACGTGCTGGATCGGCGGCCCCGGACACTGTCCGGCGGGGAACGACAGCGTGTCGCGCTCGCTCGGACGCTGGCGGCGGATCCCGACGCGCTGTTGCTGGACGAACCGCTGTCGAGTCTCGATGCCCCCATTCGGCGTCGCCTCCGCGGTGAACTCCACTCGCTCTTCGAATCGCTCGAGATCCCGGTTATCTACGTCACGCACGATCAGCGGACGGCGACAGCGCTCGGTGACCGAACCGTAATCTTCCGGGACGGCGCGATCGAACAGATCGGATCACCGACGACCGTGATCAACCGTCCCGCAACGCCGTTCGTCGCGAGATTTACGGGCACCGAGAACCTGTTCGATGCGACGGTGGTCGAGCGGGGCGAAGAGGCCGTGCTCCTTCGAATCGGGGACGTACGTCTCCGGGCCACGAAGACGGAAGCAGCCGAGACGACTGTCACCGTCTGTCTCCACCCGTCACGTGTCCAGGTCCACGCGCCGACCGATGGCGGCGGTACTCGCCGCGAAAATTGGATCGCGGGAACAATCGACCGGTGGTTGAACGAAGGGGACGAGTACCGAGCGGAAATCACCCTCGACGACGCACCGATTACGGTTACGGCGACGATTCGCCCGCCGCGGTTCGAACGATTAGCGATCGACGCCGGTTCGAACGTTCGAATTTCGATCCGACCCGAAGCGATCCACTGTCTCCGCTGA
- a CDS encoding J domain-containing protein: protein MGETYYEVLGVGPDATRDDIESAYRDRVLETHPDHSDAADAAAQFRRVTTAKSVLTDGAGRARYDRLGHEASAGLARGSVSGGESGTDRAGPGSAAAEHDGRERRRGISLLRPRLGRRGRSRVEPAADGSIHRRDGRVHRSVVPVFVTASLTPLFSVPVNAVIAACTVGYVLTVTRIAIAVFGSWSVLFPVGLLRFSLVDQGSSLGFVVLAFAWVPLGYAVALWWTLRP, encoded by the coding sequence ATGGGCGAGACGTACTACGAGGTCCTCGGGGTCGGTCCGGACGCGACCCGGGACGACATCGAGTCGGCCTATCGCGACCGCGTCCTCGAGACCCATCCCGACCACTCCGATGCCGCCGACGCTGCCGCGCAGTTCCGGCGCGTCACGACGGCGAAGTCGGTCCTCACCGACGGCGCCGGACGGGCGCGATACGATCGACTCGGCCACGAGGCGTCCGCCGGACTCGCCCGGGGGTCGGTGTCGGGCGGCGAATCGGGTACCGACCGTGCCGGTCCCGGATCAGCAGCCGCTGAACACGACGGCCGCGAACGACGACGCGGGATTTCGCTACTCCGTCCACGACTGGGACGGCGAGGTCGGTCTCGAGTGGAACCGGCCGCCGACGGATCAATCCACCGCCGTGACGGTCGTGTCCATCGCTCTGTTGTACCCGTGTTCGTCACGGCGAGTCTGACGCCGCTGTTTTCGGTCCCGGTCAACGCGGTCATCGCCGCGTGTACGGTCGGCTACGTGCTCACGGTGACTCGGATCGCGATCGCCGTGTTCGGGAGTTGGAGCGTTCTCTTTCCCGTCGGACTGCTTCGTTTCTCGCTCGTCGATCAGGGCTCGTCACTCGGGTTCGTCGTGCTCGCGTTCGCATGGGTCCCCCTCGGGTACGCCGTCGCGCTGTGGTGGACGCTTCGGCCGTGA
- the menD gene encoding 2-succinyl-5-enolpyruvyl-6-hydroxy-3-cyclohexene-1-carboxylic-acid synthase, with the protein MSIPNRATLWGRIIADELAASGLEAVCIAPGSRSTPLTVAFADHPDVEVYSHLDERSASYFALGRARRTGEPTALICTSGTAAANFHPAVMEADRARVPLLVLTADRPPELRDSGANQTVDQVKLYGDAVRWYAELPEPDTSERTVRSLRTTAARAFSETTGVPPGPVHLNCPFRKPLEPIEVPGDVPEAFAETAAARGREGPFVETASGTRTLSDAELRSLRRALQTADRPVIVAGPADPAALRTLDRSAAVELAEGLGAPILADPLSGLRFGSHVGSTGGAGGISGQRRTIYGGYDAYISTVRSPDVVLRFGASPTSKALRHWLRDADARQFLVDPAGAWREATFTATDLLGAEAGAVVTGLLEALAPVDAGDRSGDANPRATTDADWRRQFEAAEREHWRICDDAFAAEELESDPLEGAILSSVFSSAPDRATVFVSNSMPIRDADRFGRPRDGALTVLGNRGASGIDGITSTALGAGSATDEPLVLVTGDLAFYHDSNGLLAVDRCGVDATIVLLNNDGGGIFHKLPIETVDPPFTDQFKTPHGLEFDDLAAFYDLEFETVAPAAFESAYRRSLDRPGTQVLAVEFDAESSHRRRERLEERLENAIGAAFDADSQ; encoded by the coding sequence ATGAGTATACCGAACCGCGCGACGTTGTGGGGCCGCATCATCGCCGACGAACTCGCGGCAAGCGGCCTCGAGGCCGTCTGTATCGCTCCTGGAAGCCGTTCGACGCCGTTGACGGTCGCGTTCGCCGACCATCCCGACGTCGAGGTCTATTCGCACCTGGACGAGCGCTCCGCGAGCTACTTCGCGCTCGGACGTGCTCGCCGCACGGGCGAGCCGACGGCCCTGATCTGTACCTCCGGGACGGCAGCGGCGAATTTTCACCCCGCGGTGATGGAGGCGGATCGGGCTCGCGTTCCGCTCCTGGTGCTCACGGCCGACCGGCCGCCCGAACTGCGCGACAGCGGTGCGAACCAGACCGTCGACCAAGTCAAACTCTACGGCGACGCCGTCCGGTGGTACGCCGAACTGCCCGAACCCGACACCTCCGAGCGAACCGTCCGGAGCCTCCGGACGACAGCCGCACGCGCGTTCTCAGAAACGACCGGCGTTCCGCCGGGCCCCGTTCACCTCAACTGTCCGTTTCGCAAGCCGCTCGAGCCGATCGAGGTTCCGGGAGACGTTCCCGAAGCGTTCGCCGAAACGGCGGCTGCACGGGGGCGCGAGGGCCCGTTCGTGGAAACGGCGTCCGGGACGCGAACGCTCTCCGATGCCGAGCTCCGTTCCCTCCGGCGGGCGCTCCAGACCGCGGACCGACCGGTGATCGTCGCCGGCCCCGCGGACCCGGCGGCGCTCCGGACGCTCGACCGGTCGGCCGCGGTCGAACTCGCCGAGGGGCTCGGTGCGCCGATCCTCGCGGATCCGCTCTCTGGACTTCGGTTCGGCTCGCACGTCGGTTCAACGGGAGGGGCCGGCGGGATCAGCGGCCAACGGCGGACGATCTACGGCGGCTACGACGCCTACATCTCGACGGTGCGGAGTCCGGACGTCGTCCTCCGCTTCGGGGCATCGCCCACCTCGAAGGCGCTTCGCCACTGGCTGCGCGATGCGGACGCCCGTCAGTTTCTGGTCGACCCCGCGGGCGCGTGGCGCGAAGCCACGTTCACCGCGACCGATCTGCTGGGCGCCGAAGCGGGAGCCGTCGTCACCGGGTTGCTGGAGGCACTCGCTCCGGTCGACGCGGGGGACCGGTCGGGCGACGCGAATCCACGAGCGACGACCGACGCCGACTGGCGTCGCCAGTTCGAGGCGGCGGAACGCGAACACTGGCGGATCTGTGACGACGCGTTCGCCGCGGAGGAACTCGAGTCCGACCCGCTCGAGGGAGCGATCCTGTCGTCGGTGTTTTCGAGCGCTCCGGATCGAGCGACGGTGTTCGTCTCGAACAGTATGCCGATCCGGGACGCCGACCGGTTCGGCCGGCCCAGGGACGGCGCGCTGACGGTGCTCGGAAACCGCGGTGCGAGCGGAATCGACGGCATCACGAGTACGGCACTCGGTGCCGGCAGCGCGACCGACGAGCCGCTCGTGCTGGTGACCGGCGATCTGGCGTTCTACCACGATTCGAACGGGTTACTCGCCGTCGACCGATGCGGCGTCGACGCGACGATCGTCCTGTTGAACAACGACGGCGGCGGCATCTTTCACAAACTCCCCATCGAGACGGTCGACCCCCCGTTCACGGATCAGTTCAAGACGCCACACGGGCTCGAGTTCGACGACCTCGCGGCGTTCTACGATCTCGAGTTCGAGACCGTCGCACCGGCGGCGTTCGAATCCGCGTATCGTCGGTCGCTCGACCGACCCGGGACGCAGGTGCTGGCGGTCGAATTCGACGCGGAATCGAGTCACCGGCGGCGAGAGCGCCTCGAGGAACGCCTCGAGAACGCGATCGGTGCCGCCTTCGATGCCGACTCGCAGTGA
- a CDS encoding isochorismate synthase: MDRSSGESRLAGGTGSADRVVELVSRSRELEDVSFDGVLDGVGEPRVRWATPAGVEIVGRGVAARFTAGGPERFDRIRTQADRVFDEVSHDGPDQARPRAFGGFSFHDGHEPEAPWTGFDAASFVVPRVLVVRTDDGTWVTTVANRPDEADARLERWHERLVALPTSERTGTTPGVATTERTTSRDAWARQVETALERIAGGRLTKVVLAQSLSVDLETPVDVPAMLERLRSQYPNCYRFLVGYGVGGTFFGAPPERLVSKRGDRVETEALAGSVPRGETSAEDEAHVERMRGDAKLQHEHELVVDAIREQLAPLARELVVSEQTIRRLATIQHLQTPIEATLEADRHVLEIVEALHPTPAVGGVPPDAAWETIRDTETFDRGWYAAPVGWFDADGDGEFAVALRSGIATDGTVTLFAGNGIVADSDPTEEWDEVQLKFRPILDELRSPSHR; the protein is encoded by the coding sequence ATGGACCGATCGTCGGGTGAAAGTCGGCTGGCTGGTGGGACGGGCTCGGCAGACCGCGTCGTGGAGTTGGTTAGCCGCAGTCGTGAACTCGAGGACGTTTCCTTCGACGGGGTTCTGGACGGTGTCGGCGAACCGCGCGTCCGGTGGGCCACGCCCGCCGGGGTCGAAATCGTCGGACGCGGGGTTGCCGCCCGATTTACCGCAGGCGGACCCGAGCGATTCGACCGGATTCGGACGCAGGCGGACCGGGTATTCGATGAGGTCTCACACGACGGCCCCGATCAGGCCCGTCCGCGGGCTTTCGGCGGGTTTTCGTTCCACGATGGCCACGAGCCGGAAGCGCCCTGGACCGGCTTCGACGCCGCGTCGTTCGTCGTTCCGCGGGTTCTCGTCGTCCGCACGGACGACGGAACGTGGGTGACGACGGTCGCGAATCGGCCGGACGAAGCCGATGCGCGACTCGAACGATGGCACGAACGTCTGGTGGCGCTGCCCACGAGCGAACGGACGGGGACGACGCCCGGCGTCGCCACGACAGAGCGCACGACCTCGCGCGACGCCTGGGCTCGGCAAGTCGAGACCGCACTCGAGCGGATCGCCGGCGGTCGATTGACGAAAGTCGTCCTCGCACAGTCGCTCTCGGTCGATCTCGAGACGCCGGTCGACGTCCCCGCGATGCTCGAGCGGTTGCGCAGCCAGTACCCGAACTGTTATCGGTTTCTCGTGGGCTACGGTGTCGGGGGCACGTTCTTCGGCGCGCCGCCCGAGCGGCTGGTCTCGAAACGGGGCGACCGCGTCGAGACGGAGGCGCTCGCCGGATCGGTGCCGCGGGGTGAAACGTCGGCCGAAGACGAGGCTCACGTCGAGCGGATGCGGGGCGACGCGAAGCTTCAGCACGAGCACGAACTGGTCGTGGACGCGATCCGCGAGCAACTCGCACCGCTCGCGCGGGAACTGGTCGTGAGTGAGCAGACGATTCGCCGATTGGCGACGATTCAGCACCTTCAGACGCCGATCGAGGCGACGCTCGAGGCCGACCGTCACGTCCTCGAGATCGTCGAAGCGTTGCATCCGACGCCCGCGGTGGGCGGCGTCCCGCCGGACGCGGCCTGGGAAACGATCCGCGACACGGAGACGTTCGACCGCGGATGGTACGCGGCTCCGGTGGGCTGGTTCGATGCCGACGGCGACGGCGAGTTCGCCGTCGCGCTTCGCTCCGGGATCGCAACGGACGGGACGGTGACGCTGTTTGCCGGTAACGGGATCGTCGCCGACAGCGATCCGACGGAGGAGTGGGACGAAGTACAGCTAAAATTCCGACCGATCCTCGACGAACTGCGCTCTCCCTCACACCGATGA
- a CDS encoding sulfite oxidase-like oxidoreductase has protein sequence MDDTDVTDLYEEFGDDRLPPGQRETSEFPVLSKSGTPDWGLETWEFTVTGAVETELSFSWDDFRALPSATQTQDFHCVTGWSRFDCEFTGVPFPELAERAGVRDDAVHVMFSALDGYTTDLPLADCLRDDVLFTWGLDGSALPADHGGPLRVVTPHKYAYKGAKWVDGVEFCTDPQRGYWERRGYSSTANPWEEERYS, from the coding sequence ATGGACGATACTGACGTGACGGATCTCTACGAAGAGTTCGGCGACGATCGACTGCCGCCGGGACAGCGAGAGACCAGCGAGTTTCCGGTCCTCTCGAAGAGCGGGACGCCCGACTGGGGCCTCGAGACGTGGGAGTTTACCGTCACCGGCGCAGTCGAGACGGAACTGTCGTTCTCGTGGGACGACTTCCGCGCGCTGCCGAGTGCGACCCAGACGCAGGACTTCCACTGCGTGACCGGGTGGAGCCGCTTCGATTGCGAGTTCACGGGAGTCCCGTTTCCCGAACTCGCGGAGCGAGCGGGCGTTCGCGACGACGCGGTCCACGTCATGTTTTCGGCCCTCGACGGCTACACCACGGATCTACCGCTCGCAGATTGCCTCCGCGACGACGTTCTGTTCACCTGGGGACTCGACGGGAGCGCCTTGCCGGCGGATCACGGGGGTCCGCTCCGCGTCGTCACGCCGCACAAGTACGCCTACAAGGGTGCAAAATGGGTCGACGGCGTCGAATTCTGTACCGACCCCCAGCGCGGGTACTGGGAGCGACGCGGATACTCGAGCACGGCCAATCCCTGGGAAGAGGAACGATATAGCTAG
- a CDS encoding MFS transporter: MALSFESRRVLFRNRLFRRLFGGHIVSVAGDALYLVAALWLVYTLTGSSTYTGLAGALIRAPRLFRAFTGPLVDRWPLRIILVLSEVVQGIIILAVPLAAAFGNLQVSVVLAVLPVVAFVGQFAGPAQSATLPRVIDQENMVSTNSTIQFSTQSVQAITRAVAGAAIAAIGAVALFLVDAITFAVAAVTFATITIPGDETAENSLPTRSEYVAQLRAGVALLRESVLGHMVVAVAGLTLFSSAAMAVLPAFAASVGGPGTYGFFLAAFAVGTLTGTLLAGHIDTFPTGHMVILGFVLAALNWTTAVVVSRVPLAVAFFALAYVRLVDIMFSQCRPCRLESLTRWWDAYRQ, translated from the coding sequence ATGGCCCTCTCTTTCGAGTCGAGGCGAGTGTTGTTTCGTAATCGGTTGTTTCGCCGGTTATTCGGTGGGCACATCGTTAGTGTGGCCGGCGATGCACTCTATCTCGTCGCGGCGCTCTGGCTCGTCTACACGCTCACCGGCTCATCCACGTATACCGGGCTCGCCGGCGCACTTATCCGAGCGCCACGTCTCTTCCGGGCCTTTACCGGTCCCCTCGTTGACCGGTGGCCGCTCCGTATTATCCTCGTGCTCTCTGAAGTGGTACAGGGAATCATTATCCTCGCAGTCCCGCTCGCGGCTGCATTCGGGAACCTACAAGTTTCCGTCGTGCTCGCCGTGCTCCCGGTTGTCGCGTTTGTTGGACAATTCGCCGGCCCCGCCCAGAGCGCAACCCTGCCACGGGTCATCGACCAGGAGAACATGGTGTCCACCAATTCGACCATCCAGTTCTCGACCCAAAGCGTGCAAGCCATCACCCGGGCGGTTGCAGGGGCGGCGATTGCCGCTATCGGTGCGGTCGCTCTCTTCCTCGTCGATGCGATAACCTTCGCGGTCGCCGCCGTGACGTTCGCTACCATCACAATCCCAGGTGACGAAACCGCTGAGAATTCGCTCCCCACACGGTCTGAATACGTCGCGCAGTTACGGGCGGGCGTAGCCTTGCTTCGTGAGTCGGTGCTCGGTCATATGGTCGTGGCCGTCGCCGGACTAACCTTGTTCTCGAGTGCAGCGATGGCGGTCCTCCCAGCTTTCGCGGCATCGGTTGGTGGCCCCGGAACGTATGGCTTCTTTCTGGCGGCCTTCGCGGTCGGCACACTAACTGGGACGTTGCTCGCTGGACACATCGATACATTTCCGACTGGACACATGGTTATTCTGGGATTCGTGCTTGCTGCGCTCAATTGGACTACTGCTGTCGTGGTTTCCCGGGTGCCACTCGCTGTGGCCTTCTTCGCATTGGCGTATGTCCGATTGGTGGATATAATGTTCTCGCAATGTCGGCCCTGCAGGTTGGAGTCCCTGACGAGATGGTGGGACGCGTATCGGCAGTGA
- a CDS encoding ribbon-helix-helix domain-containing protein, whose protein sequence is MPKVEITIPEHLEMQIAQMVERGEFVNREEAIEDLLSTGIKAYKTSGPMDEDEAGTGGTGLEDDGMMGHDDEYVF, encoded by the coding sequence ATGCCGAAAGTAGAGATCACCATACCGGAACACCTCGAGATGCAAATCGCCCAGATGGTCGAGCGTGGCGAATTCGTCAACCGTGAGGAGGCGATCGAGGACCTCCTCTCGACGGGGATCAAAGCCTACAAGACCAGCGGACCGATGGACGAAGACGAAGCGGGCACCGGCGGAACTGGCCTCGAAGACGACGGGATGATGGGCCACGACGACGAATACGTCTTCTAA
- a CDS encoding DUF7550 family protein, giving the protein MTDDTEADSGADVGHDLDAERTTAPMSEYSSRDVVIGGAVAVVGAAIAFGIPLVTVGV; this is encoded by the coding sequence ATGACTGACGACACCGAAGCGGATTCAGGAGCCGACGTCGGGCACGACCTCGACGCTGAGCGAACGACGGCCCCGATGAGCGAGTACTCGTCGCGCGACGTGGTGATCGGCGGGGCCGTCGCTGTGGTCGGTGCGGCAATCGCGTTCGGAATCCCGCTCGTGACCGTCGGCGTATAA
- the hisF gene encoding imidazole glycerol phosphate synthase subunit HisF, with protein MVLTKRVIPCIDVDLDDDGNPAVYTGVNFEDLEYTGDPVEMARAYNRAGADEFVFLDITASADGRETMLDVVERVADEVFIPLTVGGGIRTTEDIKETLRAGADKVSITTGALERPELVNEGARAFGSQCIVISVDARRRFDEDGEHYVEIDGESCWFECTKKGGREGTGTDVLEWAGEAESRGAGELFVNSIDKDGTKDGYDLPLTAAVCETVDTPVIASSGCGSPEDMYDVFTEAGADAGLAASIFHFDEYSIEETKAYLDDHGVPVRR; from the coding sequence ATGGTACTGACCAAACGAGTCATCCCGTGTATCGACGTGGATCTGGACGACGACGGGAACCCCGCCGTCTATACCGGCGTCAACTTCGAGGACCTCGAGTACACCGGCGATCCGGTCGAGATGGCGCGCGCGTACAACCGCGCGGGCGCCGACGAATTCGTCTTCCTCGACATCACCGCGTCCGCGGACGGTCGCGAGACGATGCTCGACGTCGTCGAGCGCGTCGCCGACGAGGTTTTCATACCCCTGACCGTCGGCGGTGGCATCCGGACGACCGAGGACATCAAAGAAACGCTCAGAGCCGGTGCGGACAAGGTTTCGATCACGACCGGCGCACTCGAGCGACCGGAACTGGTAAACGAAGGCGCCAGGGCGTTCGGCAGTCAGTGTATCGTCATCAGCGTCGACGCCAGACGGCGGTTCGACGAGGACGGCGAACACTACGTCGAGATCGATGGCGAATCCTGCTGGTTCGAATGTACGAAGAAAGGCGGCCGCGAAGGGACCGGAACCGACGTCCTCGAGTGGGCCGGCGAGGCAGAGTCTCGCGGCGCAGGTGAGTTGTTCGTCAACTCGATCGACAAGGATGGGACGAAAGACGGCTACGATCTCCCGCTGACCGCGGCCGTCTGCGAGACCGTCGACACGCCGGTCATCGCATCCTCGGGCTGCGGTAGTCCCGAGGATATGTACGACGTGTTCACCGAGGCCGGCGCCGACGCCGGACTCGCCGCTTCGATATTCCACTTCGACGAGTACTCGATCGAAGAAACGAAAGCCTATCTCGACGATCACGGGGTTCCGGTTCGACGCTGA
- a CDS encoding DNA-directed RNA polymerase subunit L: MELRVTESTEDELSIEIAGEDHTFMNVLKGALLEHDDVSAATYDVNPEQSGGQTEPILTVKTEGGADPLECLEEAAVTVRRKARSFRDAFEAAA; this comes from the coding sequence ATGGAACTGCGGGTCACCGAGAGCACCGAGGACGAACTCTCCATCGAGATCGCCGGCGAGGACCACACGTTCATGAACGTCCTCAAGGGCGCATTGCTCGAACACGACGACGTCAGCGCAGCGACTTACGACGTCAATCCGGAACAATCGGGCGGCCAGACCGAACCGATCCTGACGGTCAAAACCGAGGGGGGCGCCGACCCGCTCGAATGCCTCGAAGAGGCGGCCGTGACGGTCCGCCGAAAGGCGCGGTCGTTTCGGGACGCGTTCGAGGCAGCGGCCTGA